GTTTGCCAACCATATAAACACATCAAGCAGGAAAGAAGGATTTACAAGGAGTGTTTATTTTTCCAGGTTCAGTTTTGGTTTGCGGTTTCTCATTTAGGTTTAAATTAGCCTTAAAGGACTGTCATCTGACCATTTCTGATATCTGATGATAATGTGTAGATAAACTGCATCTTACCTCCTCTTTGGACAGGTTCTGCTCCAACATGACGTCCACATATGACCTAACCTGCAGCTTGGGATCCGGTGTTTTGCCCCCTGCGCGAAAGAGCATGAACAAGAACATAGGATACTCATCAGCGTGCGCTCCACAAACCCGAGTTATTCCAAACACAGCAAGCACAAACACAGCCAGCTAACCCTGACTCTTGTTACCAACAGTTTAACTTATGTTCCTGCTCTGATAAACAGCTGACTGACAGTCCTAATAAATTACATACAAATGTACATTTGGCTTTCTTACATACAGTCATAGCATTCTAATGAAAAACAAGAAGATACATAGAAAGAAGAGCTGAGGTTGTGGTGTTTTCTTTAAGTGGATTAAGAAGTATAGCCATCACTGATGCAGGGGTCCTGGGCTGTGCTCTTCAGAATACGTACACTTTCAGTGCCAAGGGTCCATCTGCAGTCAGACTTCAACCGGCAGAAAAGAAGCCTAGAAAATTTCTCTTTACCATTAGTAACACTTTGGAAAAGGGTTTGAACTCACACACAACAGTATACCATTGTGATGCATTGATTTAAGGCAAAAAATAAAGCATCTTCTTGGGGTATTAGCACAATCTAGAAAAAAATCCCATGATATTTTGTGGTCCAGTTTCCCAGGTATTTACAgtaacagataaatatgaagtcAAGACTTTGAGGCTATGCCTAAGAAGGACATTAGCACAGTAAAATCAAATGTGAGTGTTTGCATTCAATACTAGATATGAGAAAAATATTGATAATACCAGAGTCACATGGACTCCTTATTTAAACATCATACATCAAGATCTTGACTTCCTTTTTGGGACAAAGGTAAATTTATGTAATCAAATATTTGGGCAGTCTGCTTCCATTACGGGAATATTTTATGTCAACTTGTTGGAATCCGATAAGCCAAATTCAAAAGAGGCTGCTGGGAGTGCTGAGGTTTGTTGTAGCTGGGTTGCATCTGATTCCCCTCACAGCCTCCCACCAAAACAAGCAGCCAATGGACCCTGACCAAACTGACAAGTGCACCGTTCTCAGTGTTCCCCATAACCTACACAGGATGAGTTGCTGCACCCTTAACAGAGTGCAGTACAGGACTGGCAAAGCAGTACTGCTGTAGGAGAGAAATTAAGGACAGTTAGTATGGGCCTGTGGTATTTTGGTACACAATTTTCTTGATAACATATTTCTATTTTACAGAGAGAGTTGTAAAATAAAACTCTACTGAAACAACAACTTTGCACAAAGAGCTCTCTCTACATGCAGGCTGAATATACCTAGACCAAACCTGAGACATTCAGGCCATTTAAGCTCACAGTGTCAGGGGAAGTGAAGATGCAATAAATATGGAAAGCTACAGTTTCTGGTTTTTAGTCCGAGCACTAGTGGTCATGATAAGCTACACAGGCTCAGCCTAAAAGATGAGGAAAATGTGTAGGAAAGCTGGCCACATTGGAGAGAATAACTTGTCATTAGGGCTGTACCCGAATATTCCACTATTTGGAAATgtatgaagtgtgtgtgtgtgtgtattcagtTTACCAACATGGAATTATAAGAATGTGACAATAATCTACACGGCAACGATGATCATCTCACCTCACCGTTATAAATAAGCAACTTTGTAGCCCTGCCACAACATGCAGGAAGTCAACGGACAGTACTGCTCTATGACAAAGCACCTTGCTGTCCTGTGGTAGCTGCACCCACGGAGCCTAAACTTCTGACTTTATTACAATGACCCTTTTACATACTGCCACAATCCCAGCACAGCCATTATCCTTACATGCGTGTGGTGATTTTGTCCAACTTTGCCACAGTAATAAAAATACTGGCAGCTCCCAGTGCTACCTCTCATCCACCCGGTAGATGCACCTTTGGTATAAATTTACAAATCCTATGTCACCTCATCCTCGGGTTATTGCAATCAGAAACTTCGTGGTGCCCACACTGCCCGCCCGCCCACCCAGTAGGGTGACAACAATACCCCATGAGTCTTTTACAGCAGAAGGGTAAAATAAGCCGATTCTCCATGCTTCCTTCCTCAAGACAATCACTGGATGTTTATTATGTGGGGAAAACTGTACCATCTCAGCTCATCTGCCTGACATCCCTCTCACTCACAGCAGTGATGATCATGCTCAGTCTACTTAACCATTTCAAATTCATACCACTTAACATTTTTAGCctcctggcgtccacatatgtggacatcacattttgggttgtctagaccaaaatacaaaattttgctctacaagagCCTGATATACACTTACAAGGactatactgccactgttctatcgaaGTTTAAAGCGAATGTGCTCATATATGGATctaatttttctcagaaacaaaaatcaggtttaaaaaaaaaaaaaaaatccacataattctttgtttttacattcatcaggtcccaatcagcccaaatagcaaagagaaattaaaaatacatgccatgaaagagttcaggtcttaggaggATAAATATGAATGCTCTTGCTGTACTACGCTTCACTCAAATTTCTGACCGATTATGTTTAACATCACACTCGGAAaatctgaaaaacacaaagtttgATCAACTCTGAACTGCTGTAGCTCAAAAATATGATATTCGGGACAGCCCTACTTGTAAGGCAGCGCTTTACGCTGAAGCCCAAGACAATTTGCACTTTGACAAGTCATGTTACTGCATCCAGATAACAGAGAAACTTGAGAGATTTATGAACTAAAATTATGCTTCTGGTTCAACTACCACCAGAGCATATTAATGATATTCctcttatatattttatattcaccTATAAAGCTGTGCCCAGTGTGGTAAAGCACAGGACATGGGCAGCTAAATGAGCTAACCTTCATCCTCAACTTCTGTGACAAGCGGACACTGCACTTTCCCATCATAAATCACATTGGGTTGTTAACCCTTCGACTCACACACAACCCATCTGCGACCCATGTTTGTTAGGCAATAAACACCTAACCACCTCTCCCCCTGAAAAGCATGGTAACCCTATATTACCTTTAATGCATGCACCAAATTAAAATCCCAACAACACTGTCCCAAACTGCAATTATGGAAATGAATTGTGAGCCCACACTGACATTTGTTGGAAACAGTTGGAAATTAATAGTGGGAGAAAAACAGCGACACAAAATGTACATGGAGGAAAGGATTGACCACAGGGAAGGCATTGAGTCTGGGAGGCAAGCTATTGCATTGTGGTCGAAGGGTTGAACAGTAAAAACTATtggtgtaaaaacagaaaacaaagaaaacaaaaagaaagaaggggAGGAGGCAAGGAACTTGGGAAGATGTAAAAAGGTCACAAAAGAGCAAAATTTACCATCTGCAAAGGGGTCGAGACGCTCAGGAGAGATGATCATCTGTCTGCGCCGAGCCTTGTATTCATCCTCCCGCTCTGCAATCTTCTGTGGACGATGCTCTGCAAATGGGTCGTACTGCAAAGATTAAGCACAAAACATGCGATGATTAGTAAAATAGGATTTTGTACAAGCctgttttttcattaaaattagATCCCTGTTTTAACTGGAATTTAGCCCAAACAGTGAATGAACATACCTGTTCATCTGACTGAGGAATGGCATTAAGTATTGCCACCGGCGCGTGGTACCCTGGCTTCTTTTGTCCCAACAAGCTTGTTGACgtatcatcttcatcatcctgaGGTAAGAAAGAGAATAAATGAGTCTATTCAAATCTTGCCAAACTGGCAAGGTTCTCCTAGCTCAAATCCCCAAAACAAGCAGAGGGGAGCAGTCAAGCTCCTTACAAAACTGACAAAGGACAACCTGTGGCTCACAAAACAGCATTCTCGGAAGAAGCTGTGTTTGatttggaaaaggaaaaaaaataaaaataaataaatacttgcCTCCTCTTGCTCATTGGCAGCAATGGAAGTGACGTATCCTGCAAAGCGACTGTCGCTGCCTTCATAGATCTCTGGGTCAAAAACGCCAGTGGAGATCAGGCCCACTCCCTGCTCTCCATCCTCCAGCAGGGAGGCCTTCATCCCCTGGATCTCTAGGATCTGGGCCTCGATATCTGTAGGGACACAAGGAAACATGGTGAAAAACCACCTGTATAGGTAAGCATGGATGACTGACATACACCCCGGTATCAGCAGTGGTGAATGGAATTGATTAAtctataaatattatatttactgAAATTTATCTGAGGCATGACTTCAGTTTGTGCTGGATAAGGGTGTAAAACCAGTGTGATAGAGCGTACTGTAAAATTTGATAACATGCccatatatttttccttttcccccCCTATTTAGTTCATCCCTTGGCACAGGGAAACAAAGGAATGCttcataaaaggaaaaaagaagaagaaaaaagcctTTAGCTCTTCATCATGGAattttttgtacatttaatCAGGAGGATCTTCAGCGTTTCTTAGCaaggagaaaaaacagatggGGTATTGTACTTGCAAACGATGCTCTCAAAGAGATTTACAcgttaaaaaatgctttaaccCCACACAGAGAATTGGACTGATTGGCAAAGACTAGCAAACGGGCCTTTATTTGCGCTTTCACGCCTTAAATCAAGCTCAAATACTTCCTTACACTCTGCCTGTTAATATCACCGTATGTGACTGTAGTTTTTGATGTAAACATGATCTGTGGTACCAAGACACTGGAACAGTCCTGCACTACAATTAGGTTTGTAAAGTTTATTTACTTTACTGTGAGGTTGCGTTAaacttatgtatttatttttattctattttgcaGTACAGGGCTTTATGAATGCACGCCTGTGAAAAGCGCTTTAAAAATAAACGTTACTTACATCATAATTACTGCTTTCACAAACAAAAACTGGGTCACGTAACTCTCAAAGTCATGTCCAAACAGTGCATTAGAATATTTTACAGAAAAGGGTTAACGATTTCCAATACTTGCTACAGAAAACGCCCTCGGTCATTTCCTTCAATATTCCTGCTAAACATCGATTATGAAGCTAATATCAGAGTCTGCTGCCGGACACCAATTGCTGTAGGCATGGTAAACGCTTGTTAGAGGTTGCTAATGCTAACTCGGTTAGCCACGAGAATCACTGAGACATTAAAGAATTACCATCACCTTGGATTACACAGTAACAACAACAAGTTATACTAGCTTAAAGGCGTATCGGACCAAGACAAAAAGCCCAAATGGCGCCCACTATTGCATGCAAGTGTGCAATAAGCTGAGAAAAATAGTCCATTCCAGCTAACAAGAAAGCTAAGCGGTAACCACCAGCGCCATTATCTAAAGCTCCGCGTTGCGTCGTATGAGGCCTGGTGCTTATCGCCTATTTCGCAAATAAACAGGAGCATTACCGTCAACAGAAATACCAGAAAATTTACCGCAATATTTACTGACACCATAAAGCAAAATACGTGGTAAAACAGAACATATTTATGGTAGTTTTAGCAGTAATTTACCTTCGTGCGTTTTGGCGATCTTCGCCATTTTGGTGGCGGTTGTTCGAGACTGAAACCGGATGTGACTTAATTCAGAGTTCCGTGTCTTTCCAGCTGTTCTCAGACCAGTTTTCAATCGCTCAGTAGTTATATTGCTAGTAGTAGGATTAGTATTAGACGTAGTGTATTGACATACTTATAAAAGTTGTAGATACAGTGAAGCAATTAGTATGTGACTTTCCGTCCATGTATGATGTATAATGTCCACTAGCCTAAAACCCCATTAAAAAATCTCAATTGACGCAGCCCTCCAATTGACCTTTCTCATCTTATTTTATTCAGATTTCCCAGATGTTTCTGCTAGAAGCAGCACTCTGATCTTTAATGACAGACTTTTATCAATTGAAATGGAGAATGTCGCCTGACAGAAATCAGTAATA
This DNA window, taken from Oreochromis niloticus isolate F11D_XX linkage group LG16, O_niloticus_UMD_NMBU, whole genome shotgun sequence, encodes the following:
- the sf3b1 gene encoding splicing factor 3B subunit 1 isoform X3 → MAKIAKTHEDIEAQILEIQGMKASLLEDGEQGVGLISTGVFDPEIYEGSDSRFAGYVTSIAANEQEEDDEDDTSTSLLGQKKPGYHAPVAILNAIPQSDEQYDPFAEHRPQKIAEREDEYKARRRQMIISPERLDPFADAVLLCQSCTALC